The Pyrus communis chromosome 5, drPyrComm1.1, whole genome shotgun sequence region gaaggggtccactcacagtacttcgccgtcgaaaagtcacgccatctagcgaagaaggaaacgccacagataatcgcccttaagcacataaatggtacacttagtcaaactctactcaaacgattgaatttggagAAACGGACATCAGAAAcgggttcaggacgtcgaaattagcttaGGAGGGGTCCCacacgaaaacccaaaaagtcaacggtcaaagtcaacgttgaccatTGACCGGGTCACGGGTCACGGGTCAACGGGTCACGGGTTtgggctttagggttttgggtttgggaaattgggtttaggttttaggtgggttgggtttgggttagAAGGAAAGTGGGTTTGGATGGTTCGCCGGATTCCAAGGAGGGAGAAGGCCGGATTTCGGCCggagaattcccaagctccgatggagctcaaaactcaaccaaaacatgtcattcaatataccaaattgaagccccgaaggtaaggaatcgaaatatacccttggttcccgtcatcgtggtcggagttggccggaaaacagcctggaagccacgggtgtccgccggaactgggtaagattcaaatgagcataacttcttcaatactcaatgaaattgggtgaaacaaaaaaggaaagttgtagtactcagtgAGACGAaaagattgataccttgcacgcctgccaactcgccgtggtttggccggaaattgcctcgaaagtCACTGAGGTCGtcagaaactgggtaagattcaaatgagtataacttcttcaatactcaatgaaattgggtgaaacaaaaaggaaagttgtagaaCTCAGCGAGACGAAAAGATTGATACCTTTCACGCCGGCCaaatcgccgtggtttggccggaaatttccTCGAAAGGAGCGGTGCTAGCCGGAAAACTGgggaaatgtctccgaggtggtttcttcatggtttgacgtccaaaacacaaccacggggTTAGAAATGAGCTAcaggtgtgggcatgggtgtgtgtgtgtgtgtgtcggTGTGTTCTACtcggagagagggagagagatcgGGGTaaaggagagaagagagaactgagagagaagaaagaaatgagagGCTGGGGGGACAAAATCAGTGGTGGGCCTTGGCACACCAATTAAGACTTAAAACACAATTTTTAAAAGGAAGGTATCctcaaacttagtgaaaatacaaaaatacccattttcttacgtaaatcccgggacgggttgttacaggTGACGTAGAGCACGTATGGCCACTGGCCTTCACACATTGGCaacctactctgataccataaagaagttgagatttcactgtaaaatcaattgacaatatagagAGTACCTCAATTACTTATACGTCCATGCAAGATCCGTCCTCCCATGAATGTaaaattgattctcaacatTTACAAGATAGCAAAATGATAGTTTCAAGTGCTAATAAcatttccctttaattattgTGGGTTCCTAATTAAATCCATTGCCTTCTTTGTCAAATCAGTTTTTccactttaatttatttttctttgctaaAAGACGACAGTGGCTTGTAAACAAGTCAAAGTGTTTTTCCTGCTTTGTCTATAtcgtcacaaaaaaaaaaaacaaaaccatttcCTTTTCCAATTTTCTGTGAAGGGGAGGAATATGCGGTCGTCAATTATATGAAGTTCATGTTGCAGCAATATTGTTAATCCAAAGGCTAACCAAAACATTCTGATAGTTAGAGAGCTATGGAGTCAGTTCTTCCCAGTTCAAATACTGATTTATCAGCAGAAAATAAGGAAGATGAAGAAGTCAACATGTCAAAGGAGCTTGATGCTGGAGCTttatttgtgctcaaatctAGAGGTATTGATTCTCTCTTTGCGTCATATGAAGGAATTAAGATCTGTAGTGATGTTAGACTGgtttattctctctctctctctctctctctctctctctctctctctctctctctctatggaaGTGAATTGGAATGAAGGAAATGGTTTGACTGCAAACTTATTTCTAGGCAACGAGAGGGTACCATAAAACAAGACCCTTGTTGAATGGCTGTAACCTTTAAAAGAGGTGCAACCCTTGATCCAAGGGGTGTACCTTATTATACACTCATTGTATTTGGTTCACACTTCACATGTGAAGCGACGTATATCTCTTCACTAGAACCGAAGCCCCTTTTCCTAGAGTCATGCCTCTTGGCCAATAGGCGTGTCATTCCTGCGAAAGCCCTATCACTTGGATCACTTATTCGTTCATCATAGGCTTCTGTTAGGCAGTATGTGTCCGCCACCTTGCGCCCAAATTCGAATCAACTTTTCCCTAGATTGAGTAGTTCATATATCATTTAgtcaaaaaatgaaattaaagtgTGTCAAGAATCAAGATCAGTGAGCTTTGGTCTGTTGTTAAATTGAAGAGTTtaattgatgatgatgatgatgatgatgatgatgatgatatgtATGTAGGGTCATGGTTGCATTGTGGATATCACCTGACAACTTCAATTGTAGCTCCTGCCCTTTTAAGTCTTCCCTATGCACTTTCCTTGATGGGTTGGTTTGCTGGGGCTTTATGCCTCACCGTTTCAGCTCTAGTAACGTTCTACTCCTACAACCTTCTGTCCTTGGTTTTAGAACACCATGACCAGCTTGGCATGCGCCAGCTTCGATTCCGCGACATGGCCAGAGATATTTTGGGTGAGTACTATTTATAGCTGCCCTCTTCCCCTTGAGATTCCTCTTAAATGTAAATTGTCCTGTGATTTGAGGCAAAATTATTAACATtgcgaaaaaaaaatatgatatgagCATGCATGGTCTAATTTTACAGGACCAGGGTGGGGAAGATACTTTGTTGGTCCAATTCAATTTGGCTTGTGCTATGGTGCAGTTATAGCTTGCATTCTTCTGGGAGGGCAGAGCCTTAAGGTGATCATCAGTTTAATATTTCTGTCGACATTTCCCCTACCCCGCATTCTTttcaaacttttgttttgtaatcTTTTACGAGAACACTGAATTATGAACTTAAAATTTATCAAGTTTAATTTATCTTGAATTTCTTTGAAGTCTGGAAATTATGTCAAGCAGCAGTAGTTTGCCAAACAATTAAAGTAGTAATTTGTTTGCAGATTATTTGGGATGTTTactgaattttaattttcttttgtttttcccacatattcttcttcttctacaagTACATATATTTGCTTTCTAGTTCCAGACCAGAAGCCATGCAACTCTAccaatttgttattatttttggtGTCTTGATGCTGGTGTTGGCACAAATTCCATCCTTCCACTCCTTGAGGCATATCAACCTTGTCTCTCTAATCCTTTGTCTTGCATATAGCATCTGTGCCACAGCTGGTTCCGTATATATCGGTAAGAAATCACAAAACAATTTCTTTACATTATTAGGAATGTATAACTTGCGATCAGTTTAATTAACTAACTTCCATGCTCATAGGAAATTCGACTAATGCTCCTAGGAAGGACTACTCTTTAAACGGAAGTGGACAGAATCGTGTTTTTGGATCCTTCAACGCCATTTCAATCATCGCAACCACATATGGAAATGGCATTATTCCTGAAATACAGGTTTTCCAATTGCTTTATTACTTgagggaaaaaaaggaaaagaaaaaaaaaagacaacggAATCCTATCATTTCGAATTTATTGTTTGCTTTTGATCTTATGCAGTGATAAAAGATAGAGGTCAAACATTGTTCAGTAGAATCAGTAAATTCTCACTTAATGGGGCAATTTATATGTTTGCAGGCAACAATAGCACCTCCAGTTAAAGGAAAAATGTTCAAAGGATTATGCGTATGCTATGCTGTTGTACTTTCGACATTTTTCAGTGTTGGTATCTCGGGTTATTGGGCGTTTGGAAATCAGGCCAAAGGAACAATTCTGCTCAATTTTTTAGTTGACGGAAAGCCTCTGTTGCCAACTTGGATTCTATTGATGACCAATGTTTTCACCTTCTTGCAAGTATCAGCTGTTAGTGTGGTAAGTCTTCTAATCCGCTTCACAACACCAAGAATGAATCGTAAAGACTACATTCAGTGGATGATACAAAACTTGATCGGTTCTGCAGGTTTACTTACAACCAACAAATGAAGTACTTGAACGCAAGTTTGCGAATGCAAAGGTTGATCAGTTCTCTGTTCGCAATGTTGTGCCAAGGTTGGTTTATCGATCTCTGTCTGTGGTCATAGCCACAACTGTTGCAGCTATGTTTCCATTCTTTGGTGACATCAACGCTCTGATTGGAGCATTTGGATGCATTCCTCTGGACTTCATTTTGCCAATGGTGTTCTACAATGTTGTATTCAAGCCCTCCAAGTACAGCTTACTTTTCTGGGGAAACACAATCATTGCCTCAACATTTTCTGCACTAGGACTGTTGGGTGCAATATCTTCGATCCGACAGATCGTTCTTGATTCTAACACCTACAGTTTTTTTGCTAACATATAAAAAACTATAATGTAGGACTGCTTCAAAATCTTGTCGCAAGTTTGTAAACGGCATTTTGAACTGTTTATctgcttcttttcttttttctcatgATTTAAGCAATTATGCATTACTTATTATTTATCGTTGATCAGATGTTTCTCTATGAACATTATGAATCAAAGTTTAATTAGGTTTGAAGAAGGGGGTACTTGAAAATTAATCAACTGACTGCGATCACAGAAGCTAATCTGCAACCTAAATAGTCAAACTAATTAAGCTAGCTAGCTGAAACAAAGTCTTCCATGGCAATTTTTATTACTTGCAAGTTGGTTGATTAGTTCATGATACATTCCTTATCCTCAGAGCCAGAGGACATGTTGCGGCAAGGTTAATGACCTAGAGTAAAAATGAGATACTCTAACAGGCTGTTCGATAActattgtttttcaatttttattttttaactgaCAACGAAATAGTCATGAGCGAACCAGACAGATTGCCACTTTATTTGGGATAAGATACATGATGGTTCAGTTGTCACAAGGTATGCTCCCTCTTCACACCAACTTACAGATGTATTCATGAAAGCATTGGTGAATGAAACTTTCTCAAGGATTATACACAAGTTGGGAGCTCtcgacatccactctccaacttgaggagGAGTGTTGAGAAGTCAATGATATCATTCCTGATATCTTGGCTTAGTTTGGGAAAAAAAGTCAACGACACCATTCCTGATATCTTGGCTTAATTTGGCAGAAAAGTCAGCGATACCATTCCTGATATCTTGGCTTAATTTGGtaaacaaatttgtaatttgttCATAATTGATTTGTAAACCTCGAATGTAGGTTAGATTACTTCTTTGTCAAGAGTTCCTCTTTATATAAAAATCTTTGTATCAATAGAAGAAAGTCACTTCTGCAAAACATATTCCCTTAGttattttacacacacacacacacacacacatatatatgcttGTTAGAAATACGAGTGAAAAGGTACTATTTGAAATTTTCAGGGACTACGAAAGGCTAAACTACGATATGCTACAAAAACTGAGGAGATTGATGCTTGCAAAAAAATGCAGAGTTGTCATGGGAATCATCAGATGATGAATCTGACTTGTCTGCATACGTTGACAAAGACATATCAGATGGCATTGAACACCTGAAGAGCTCCAACTATTTCAAGGAAGAAGTTGGAGATAATCTCCATGCAGATTATCCTGGAAGGTCTCTGCAGTCGCAATCCAATATAATTTGACCTAAAAATCTGTTTAGATCATTCACGACTCAATAGTCCTAATGCATTTGTAactgtatatataaataatcatCAACATATGTAGTCTTTTCTTTAACAAGATATCTAAAGTGGATATGAGAATTATGTGATCACAAAATCAAAAAAAGGTAAAGAGAGAGTGTATATATCGAACTCGCCATTCATAAAATTCAATTAGACGTAGTTGTTAAATGGAGCCCAGCTGTTGTCGTACTTCAAAAAAGTCATCACGTCCTCAAAAAATACATGGGAAAAAATGCATTTGGATGACAGGAAAATGATTGTTTAAATCTACCATTGATTATTGTGGCATCCTAGTCAAATCCATTGCCTTTTTGTCAAATCTGAGACTAGAGTGAAGCCGCCCTTGGTTGAACTGTAGTCATCAAATAGCCAAACAAATATGTAAGTGTTCAGTTTTTCAACTgtaatatattttctttgctaaacGACGACAGTGACTTGTAAACAAGCAAAGTGTTTGTCTTGCTTTGTCCAAGGTGTTTATCTTGCTTACCATTTATTTTTCCAATTCGAGGAAGGGGGGAATATTTGGTTGTCAATTATATTAAGATCGTGTTGCAGAAATATTGTTAATCCAAAGGCAGACCAAAATATCAGCTAGAGAGCTATGGAGTCAATTCTTCCCAGTTCAAACACTGATTTATCAGCAGAAAATAAGGAAGATGAAGAAGCCAACATTTCAAAGGAGCTTGATGCTGGAGCTTTATTTGTGCTCAAATCCAGAGGTATGGATTCTCTCTTTGTGTCATATGAAGGAATTAAGATCTCTAGTGATCACACAGAAAgatgattctctctctctctctctctctctctctctctctctctctctctctctctctctctctatagaaGCGAATTGGAATGAATGAAATGGTTCGACTGCAAATCAGTTTATAATTTTATAGACAACGAGAGGTTACCTGACACGCCCCAATCCTGATGTCCGAGGGACATCGGGATGGCCACGCACTGGGCGACatccgagggtgacgaaagccatttaatgaatgcatatgccgagaacatgggaaacatgcatataaattttgtGCGCAACCATGCAAAGCAATATTCAAATATAAGTCTTACAAAATACCATAATAATATTCAAGTGCCAACAATGAATATAATGATAAagcatgacatgttcagagcatacaactaatccagAGTACAAGCAGAAGGTAAAATAGAGAGGTGCTATTACAATAGATGCAAAGCAAAGAGGATGATAAGATATCACTGGTAGGGGAATGCCTCATGGCTCGGATTGTAAGCCTCGTTCCTGTGtcttgagggggcgcaaaacaaatatgagtggatcaaattgatatatatatatatatatatatatatatatatatatataatacttaaACAATTATTCAataacgtactaacccccaaagttttatgaaaactcaatagcataatatgtaataggttttccgaaaaacccttgcatgccataaaacctttcataaagcATATATTGTACAATGTGCAAAATAGTGGTATCATAATCGACCCGAAGGCCCCTACATCACCCGTCCCGTGGGccaaatatatatatcttcATTTGACCCGTTGGCCCCTACATCATCTGACCCGCATGCCAATATAATATCTCCTGACTCGTAGGCCCCTACATCACCCGAtcgaagccaatataagtatcGTCGCCCATAGGCAAAACAATGACCAATAGATGCGcacaaaacattgaatataatctttccaaacataggtacgtatatctcaaaacatcttcatagcatatagtcatccatcatatatactacaaagaagtgtaaaaacatgttcataaatagtatatagtcatccatcatatatactacaaggAACATAATTTCataaagtatggtattccaaaatattctcagtaaaaCATGATAATCATAAggtgtaaatctaatttactcataaaacgtaaccatttAATCatacttttcatgtatgcatttctactattaaaacatgcattttagaaagggtccactcacagatactccgtcGTCAAAGAGCCGTACGAAATAGGCTAGACGAAAACGCTACtaataattgcacctaagcacataaagggtccaattaataaaactatacttaAACAATTGAATTTCATAAAACGGACGTCATAAATAGATTCAAGACATTGAAAAACTTAAAGGGGGACCTCGGGTACCCCCACGCACCCTCACACACCGCCATGGGTCACCGGAAAAGTCACCAACACCGCTGTAGACGATGGCGCGTGTACTTCACACGCCGGCACCTGCAAGCACTCACGCGCGGCTGGGCTTAAGGTTTGGACTTGGTTTGGGCCTGGGCCTGGGATCCTGGCTTGGGCTAAAGGCCCAAGCTATGCACGACCCGAAAGGTTTTGGGTTCAATGGGCCTAGGCTTGATAGCCTGACCCAATGGTTTAGTGGGTTGGGTTCCAACGGGTTGGTGCGGCCTGAAGGGCGTGGtttcaagggttttgggttgggGGTTTCACGGGCCTTCGACTTGTAAGCCCAGCCCCAAAGGATTTGGGTTTAGGTTGCTCAGTGGGCCGAAGCCTTTAGGCCTTAGGCTAAAGGGTGCGGGTCGACCGACCTATTTCTCGTTGTGAACGAAGGTCGAAGCCTTTAGAGCTCCGGTCGACATCAACACGTAAACCTAGGCTACAATCAACCTATGAAAACAAAGGTAGAGGTGAGAGGGAGAGGTTTGTACCTCAGATTCATTGTGAAATGGCTGGAGGTGGCCGAATCTTTGCTCGAAACCTACTGGACTAGCCAGAGTCTGGGTTCTCGATCTCTCCGAGTTTCACAGAGACTaaggagagtgagagagagtcCACGTgaggttggtggtggtggtggtggtgaggtCGCTAGTGGTGTGGGTGTGTGAATGGGTGCATAAGTGTAGGTCGGGGAGAGAAGGAAAGTCTGtgcgagagagggagagaaagttGTGAGAGAAAGAATGAGTGAGCTGAGAGAGAGTTTggggaggagaggagagagaatggGGAGATGAGTTTAGGGGCTGCCACATGGCAGGCAGAGAGAGGAGGAGAATCCAAAAAGTAAACAGGATTGGGTAAGGATAAGGGACCAATTCGTAATTTCAACAAATCTTTAAGGaaaaatgtgaaattacatAAACTTTGGGGGTGGGGTTTCACAATACCATTGAATAAGACCCTTGTTGAATGGTTGTAGCCCTTataagaggtgtaactctagGTCAATAGGCGAATCTTTCCATGTGAAAGCCGCATCACATGGATCACTTATTCGTACATCACAGGCTTCTGTTAGGCCATGCAACCAAGTTTGAATCATCTTCCCCTAGAttgagtagtttagaatatcatttagtaaaaaatgaaattcaatgtATGTATCAAGAATCAAGATGAGTGAGTTTTAGTCTGTTGTTAAATCAAAGAGTTTTAActcatgatgatgatgatgatatgtATGTAGGATCATGGTTGCATTGTGGATATCACCTGACAACTACAATTGTAGCTCCAGCACTTTTAAGTCTTCCCTATGCACTTTCCTTGATGGGTTGGTTTGCTGGGGCTTTATGCCTCACCATTTCAGCTCTTGTAACGTTCTACTCCTACAACCTTCTGTCCTTAGTTTTAGAGCACCATGAACAGCTTGGCATGCGCCAGCTCCGATTCCGTGACATGGCCAAAGATATTTTGGGTGAGTACTGTACTGTGTATAGCTGCCCTCTTCCCTTTGAGATTCCTCTTAAATTTAGATTTTCCCGTGATTTGAGgaaaaattattattgacattgaaaaaaaagaaatacgATATGAGCATGCATGGTCTAATTTTACAGGACCAGGGTGGGGAAGATACCTTGTTGGTCCAATTCAATTTGGCTTGTGTTATGGTGCAGTTATAGCTTGCATTCTTGTGGGAGGGCAGAGCCTTAAGGTGATCATTAGTCTAATATTTCCGTCGACATGTCCCCTAACCCGCattcttttttaacttttgttttgtgatcTTTTACTATAACGCTGaattataaaacttaaaagaatTATCAAGTTTGTTTGCTGATTATTGGGGATGTTTactgaattttatttttcttttgtttttcccaCATATAATTCTTCTTCTGcaagtatatatatttgctttCTAATTCAAGACCAGAAGCCATGCAACTCTAccaatttgttattatttttggtGTCCTGATGCTGGTGTTGGCACAAATTCCATCCTTCCACTCCTTGAGGCATATCAACCTTATCTCTCTAATCCTTTGTCTTGCATACAGCGTCTGTGCCACAGCTGGTTCCGTATACGTTGGTAAGATATCACGAAACAAATTTCTTTACATTATTATGTATGTGTATTTTGTgactaatttaattaattaacttccATGCTCATAGGAAATTCGGCGAATGCTCCTAGGAAGGACTACTCTTTAAATGGAAGCGGACAGAATCGTGTTTTTGGATCCTTCAATGCTATTTCAATCATCGCTACCTCGTATGGAAATGGCATTATTCCTGAAATACAGGTTTTCCTATTGTTTGCGTTTGATCTTATGCAGACAAAAATTACTGGGAAGTTCAGAGTTCCAACTATTTCTAAATAACTTATTTGCGTTTGATCTTATTTACTGGGAAGTTCTGACATCCTTGTTTGCGTTTGATCTtatttagaaatagttgatgtTTCCTTGGCTATCCTCAGTAAATTATCACTTAATGGGGTAAGTTATATGTTTGCAGGCAACAATAGCTCCTCCAGTTAAAGGAAAAATGTTCAAAGGACTATGCGTATGCTATGCTGTTGTAATTTCGACATTTTTCAGTGTTGGTATCTCGGGTTATTGGGCGTTCGGAAATCAGGCCGAAGGAACAGTCTGCTCAATTTTTTAGTTGACGGAAAGCCTTTGTTGCCAACTTGGGTTCTCTTGATGACCAATGTTTTCACCTTCTTGCAAGTATCAGCTGTTAGTGTGGTAAGTCTTCTAATCCGCGTCACAACACCAAGAAATGAATCGTAACGAATACATTCAGTGGATGACACAAAACTTTATTGGTTCTGCAAGTTAATTTACAAGTAACAAATGATGTACTTGCACACGAGTTTGTGAACGCAAAGGTTGATCAATTCTCTGTTCGCAATGTTCTGCAGGTTAATTTACAAGTAACAAATGAAGTACTTGAACGCAAGTTTGTGAACGCAAAGGTTGATCAATTCTCTGTTCGCAATGTAGTGCCAAGGTTGGTTTATCGATCTCTGTCCGTGGTCATAGCCACAACTGTTGCAGCTATGTTTCCATTCTTTGGCGACATCAACGCTTTGATTGGAGCATTTGGATGCATTCCTCTGGACTTTGTTTTGCCAACGGTGTTCTACAATGTTGTGTTCAAACCCTCCAAATACAGCTTACTTTTCTGGGGAAACACAATCATTGCCTTAACATTTTCTGCGCTAGGACTGTTGGGTGCAATATCTTCGATCCGACAGATCGTTCTTGATTCTAACACATACAGTTTTTTTGCTAACATATAAATTAAATGTAGGACTGCTTTAAAATCTTGTTGCAAATTTCTAGACGGCGTCTTGAACTGGTTATctggttcttttttttctctatcgTGATTTAAGCAATTACGCAATGCTTATTATTTATCGTTGATCAGATGTTTCTCTATGAACAATATGAATCAAAGTTTAATTAAGTTTGGCTCCGGGGGTACTTGAAAATTAATCAACTGACGGGGATCACAGAAGCTAATCTGCAACCTAGAAGTCAAGCTAGTTAAGCTAGCTAGCTGAAACAAATTCTTCCATGGCAGTTTTTATTACTTGCAAGGTGGTTGAATAATTCATGATACATTCCTTATCACTCAAAGCCAGAGTGTAAGATGTGAGTGTCAAGGAGAATGACTTCTAGTTCTTGTCAACTTGTAATTCAGCTTTGAGTTATCAAGTTGAGAAGATTACGTGCTTACTTGGCTGAGATTGGGAGTCCTAACAACGTGCAACTATATTCAGATAGCCTTATCATGTTTTGACAAGAGTTCATAATGGAATAGGACTATATCGAAACCCTAATCAATATAGAATATCCGGGTATCAATTGATATGCCTGATATCTAGGATGGTTGGCTATATATTAGGATGTCCCTGCACTCACAGCGTAATCTTTCCTGAGCGAACCCTATTCTAGCTGGATATTGCTGCTGAGTGTAGAAGACTCCTATTATTCCTTGCACCGATGTCGAGCACTTCTCCAGGTAAGTCATGTATTACATTTACGTATGCATGTCATCGTGTATATGTGGTTTTATGCATGCAGTGTATAAATATCTAACACAGAGGACTTGTTGCTGCATGGTTAATGATTTAGACAAAAAATGACACTCTAACACACCGTTtgataagtattttttttttttttaactaaaaacgaaatagtCAAGAGCAACCCTAAAATAACATCGATTTGGACTACAATTTCAGCATCACCATATCTAAAATAAACTAATATAGCTGAAAAAGCAATATTTAAGCACAtaacataatacaataaatctTCCGCCCGGGTGCCGTTGGTAGACCGTTTTCTTGCGTAGTCCAAAACAGTTTTCAACAATATGATTCTTCATTCTTCATAATACCCGATATTCTACTATGTCGCTGCATACACATTCTGAAACGACAGAGGAAATGTCTAAAGCTAATAGTACATTAGCAACTTACATGAAACAAAGTCACCTCAATGTTGCATCTAGAAACAAAAGTACATTGTGTAGTGAATAAGAACTTGTATATTTCAATGCATTATTAAGATATATTTCTCAATGTTTAAgatatacaaatatattttcttttatctatctaaatgtttttgggttgaaTATATTGTCGTAGGGTCATGGTTGCACTGTGCGTACGGCATCCTTAGTAGTTCCTGTTATTCCAAGTCTTCCTTTGCGGTGACCTTTCTAGGCTGGGTTGGGGGACTCAGGTGCCTCACCCTGGCTGTTTTTTTCCTACAATGTTTTTATCCTTGGTTTTGGGGCACCATGAAAAGCTTGGACATCGCCAGCTTCGGTTTCAAGACATGGCCTAAGACAtttttgttgagaatgaatacACAATGATGAGATGAGGGATTTTGCATGTGTTTATAGTAGTTGGGTACTCCCCATATGTAACAACCCGTTTTAAGTTATacattttaattagttaaattacaaaaatacccctAACAACAAAagtgttgactttcgttgactcTTGTGTCGTGACATGtaataattattcttttaattGATTCATGCAGCACTCGTCAATACGAATGTGTAGGCGCAAACAGATTGGAATTCAGAGCTAAAACAAAGTTTCTACGAATTTTTGAATgtcaagggcattttagtaatttcacatTTGGAGATTTCTCCATCTTGGACCACTCATAGGGTGACCCGTGGCAGGTTCTCCCCCATTTTCTAGGGTGCTCTTCCCTGTCCCGGGAAGCAAATCCTCTCCTTAGCTGTTGCCAACGAAGCCTAAGGATCAATTGATCCCAGCCTTTCAAATTGATCCTGCGACCAAGAACGGCTAAGAAGCTTTCAAATAATTTCACGCAAACCAAGGTAATTATGTTTGCCCTTTACATCTCCTTCCTCCGAAAAGTACCATAAGAAGCCCAAGTTCTTTCCCTTTAgcttttctctttctgtgaaagAGTTTCTCTCCGGTATGAGAGAGTTTCTCTCCGGCGTGTGAAagttttcttta contains the following coding sequences:
- the LOC137735410 gene encoding GABA transporter 1-like — its product is MESVLPSSNTDLSAENKEDEEVNMSKELDAGALFVLKSRGSWLHCGYHLTTSIVAPALLSLPYALSLMGWFAGALCLTVSALVTFYSYNLLSLVLEHHDQLGMRQLRFRDMARDILGPGWGRYFVGPIQFGLCYGAVIACILLGGQSLKYIYLLSSSRPEAMQLYQFVIIFGVLMLVLAQIPSFHSLRHINLVSLILCLAYSICATAGSVYIGNSTNAPRKDYSLNGSGQNRVFGSFNAISIIATTYGNGIIPEIQATIAPPVKGKMFKGLCVCYAVVLSTFFSVGISGYWAFGNQAKGTILLNFLVDGKPLLPTWILLMTNVFTFLQVSAVSVVYLQPTNEVLERKFANAKVDQFSVRNVVPRLVYRSLSVVIATTVAAMFPFFGDINALIGAFGCIPLDFILPMVFYNVVFKPSKYSLLFWGNTIIASTFSALGLLGAISSIRQIVLDSNTYSFFANI